In the Uranotaenia lowii strain MFRU-FL chromosome 1, ASM2978415v1, whole genome shotgun sequence genome, ACACAAATGAAGTGGAATTAAGgtaataaaatccgggcaaccgaacCGGGAACACATTAATAGATATAAATGTGTTACTAAATAAACATTGTAATAAATCCAAGAGCGGAGTCTCtggttttaactattttttttttcatttttattttgagagaTAGAGAAACAGTGATTGGACCTACatcgaagagaaaaaaaaatgtaaccatCACTTAAAAAATGTACACCCAagtttttgagtcttttgagacttttgagtcCTTCGAGTCTTTTaggtcttttgagtcttttgagtctttcgagtcttttgagtcttttgagtcttttgagtcttttgagtcttttgagtcttttgagtcttttgagttttttgagccttttgagtctttcaagtttttgagtcttttgagtctttggagttttttgagtcttttgagtcttttgagtcttttgagttaattttcatAAGTCTTCCAGGCATTTCAGTTCTTTTAGTCTTTCGATTCTTTGGAACCTTTCTTGTGGATGTTGACACTTTCAAGAGTCAGACAACATTTTGGGTGTAACGGAAAACATGAAAACATTAGAACAATGAGAACCGCTTGTGGAAATCGTTGTCATAATAATGTTGTTATTGTTGACGAAATGATCTTAgcagtgatgatgatgatgaagatgatgtCGATAGATAGATGGCGAAGGCGGCAAAAATGCCCCGCAGCAAAATATGAACCGCTGGAATGTTGTTGTTGTGATTGTTGTTTCAGTGATGAGTTCTGGCAGCAATAAAAATTTGTCTCATCTTCAAACGTTTAGAGATTGCGGCCGGTGTTGTTGATGTTCTCTAGCTGATTTCATTAATATTTACACAGAAATCGAAAAGCGCACACCAGATGCCCGGACTTAATTGCACCAATGAATGGACACAAATCAACAAATAAACGAGATGCGTAGAGGGGCACCATTAAAGGCACTTGAAgcgtaatgtttttttttaaactgtggaTTAAATTCTTTCAACCCACTTTTTATGGTGAACACAGTTCAGAATATGAATTTCTACATGAAAGAACCCGATTTGAAGTGAAATGAAAGTTTTCGCAATTCTGAATCATCAAATTATGATTACAGAATAACTAACGCAGTAAacccaaaattatttgaaaatataaaaaattaagattataCATAAGATAAaagtatttaaaagtttttgtaaaaatttacttaatataattttgtcatttttgttgtttttatcatttttgtcatttttgtcatttttgtcagttttgtcatttttgtcatttttgtcatttttgtcagttttgtcatttttgtcatttttgtcatttttgtcatttttgtcatttttgtcatttttgtcatttttgtcatttttgtcatttttgtcatttttgtcatttttgtcatttttgtcatttttgtcatttttgtcatttttgtcatttttgtcatttttgtcatttttgtcatttttgtcatttttgtcatttttgtcatttttgtcatttttgtcatttttgtcatttttgtcatttttgtcatttttgtcatttttgtcatttttgtcatttttgtcatttttgtcatttttgtcatttttgtcatttttgtcatttttgtcatttttgtcatttttgtcatttttgtcatttttgtcatttttgtcatttttgtcatttttgtcatttttgtcatttttgtcatttttgtcatttttgtcatttttgtcatttttgtcatttttgtcatttttgtcatttttgtcattgttaaaGCCAAATTATTCTAGCCACCCTAGTTCGCTACTACTGGTCTCGTAGTACTCTACGAGATCAGAGTAGATCCCCATTGTCTACTTAGGTAGATAAGGCACTCACGAGAAGGCCTTTCCGAACACTATTGTATACTCTAGCTAGGTTCTACTGAATAGAAGTTAGAAGAATAAAGTAGTTCCGAATACACCATCGCCGCGTTCGCTTCAATAAAACTTTGTCTTTTTACTAGTCCGCAataaagtgtttttgtgaaaccaGCAAATTGGACTTTTTAGTGACCATATCACGCGAGCGAGTTAGTGACCCCAATCCGGAGAATAACCTGCATGCAAATCGAAGTCTGGACCACGACCAAACCCGGAATCGCCCTTATGTGCGCGAACATAAAGTTGGTCCTTGGAAGCCGGATCGTGTCGTGTTCCAGTTAACCACGTGTTTCGGATTGATCCGAGACATCTGCAGTTCTATTGTTCGGGAACAAAGGAGGAATACGGCGCCAAATTCCAGGGCGTTGGTTGATCGCCGAGTTGCTGAGCGGGTCGCCATCGCTTTTCCAATCTACCGTTTGGAATTTGCGCCATCTTGCATGCTAGGAGATAATTGGTCGTGAAATCACATGTGGCAATCGGAACCTGATTATTAGACGGTGGACCAATATTCGGAAAGTGTCAGGAATTGTGCATGGTAAACGGTCTGTGGCTTTCATTGCATGCTGATTGCCGCCAGATATGCGTGGGTGATGAAATGGGTAAGATTCAATAAAGAAATGCATGCGAATTGATCTTCATTTCTTTTGAcaacaaatttgatattttacatgATCCCTGTGGTACCGAGAGAATTGCATTGTTGGTCTtgaattttgctgttttttctcaATGAGTCGTTAATTAATTGGTTGGAATCTCTACTGATTTATGAAATTTGGATGATTTGTCAACTGTCAAGTCGCGACGGGATAATCGTTGAGATGAATCGGTCGGAATAGATGGAGAAAAACAGTGAAATCTAAAGTGCAATGCAACAAAATCTGAAAAGTGAAAATCCTATAAAGTGCAGTGAATGAAAACGAACTTTTGGTCCACAGTTGCAAACAACTTTATATTTGCCTTGAAGTGGTGATAGTGCGAGAAAGACGTTGTTTAGTTACAAAATTGATCAGATTGGGAAGTTAATTTAGACATGAGTCTTCGTGAACTTTCTGTGAAAGAGCGCCGTGCGCGCAGATCTTTGAACACTCTGTCACAGTTTGTGAAAAACTTTACGAGTAGTGATCAGGACCAAATTGAAGTTCGTTTGCAACTGTTGGAAAGTGCTTACGAAGAATTTGTAGATGTGCGATTAAAAATTGTGCTGTTACTGGAGGATCAGAACGGGCCGGAAGAAGGCGAAGATGAAGAAGCAGGATCGGAGTTTCAAAGTGCAGCTGAAAAAAGACAGGAACAAAATGACATCGTTTTCGCCCAGGCAGAGGAGCAGTATTGTCGGTCGAAAAGTGCACTCATGAGCTTCCTACGTGCAGATGGTAACCACAAGCAGCCGCAAGCATCTTCGTCAGCCATGGTGGGCCCTGAATCCCGGGTTAAGCTTCCTGAAATCCGCCTGCCTACGTTCACAGGAAGATTGGGTGACTGGATCCCTTTCCGTGATGCCTTTCAAAGCCTAATACACAAAAGCGAGAAACTTTCCAGCATGGATAAGTTTACTTATTTAAGATCTTCACTTTCAGGCGAGGCTTTACAAGAAGTTGGGTCGATTGATCTTTCCGGCGATAATTACGAGATCGCCTGGAAGGTGCTTGAGGATCGTTATCAGAACAATAAATTGATCGTCAAAGCTCACCTGGATGCTCTTTTTGAAGTCGATCGCATGAAAAAAGAGAGTTTTGAATGCTTAAACCAGATGATTTCCGAATTTGAAAAGCACCTTCAAATGCTGACGAAGATAGGGGAAAAAGTCGTCGGGTGGAGCACGATTCTTGTCCACATGATATGCTCCAGACTGGATTCCGCAACTTTGAAGCTGTGGGAGACTTACCACAGTTCAAAGGAAGTCCCCACTTACGAAAACTTGATccactttttgaaaaaccattgtGCAGTATTGCAATCAATTAGCTCATCCTCTTCTACCCAACCGGAGACTAAGAAACAACGCTTTGGCGCAAACCATGCTGTTACCTCCGGTCGATGCAGGTTTTGTTCAGAAAGTTTTCATTCCGTTTTTCTGTGCAAAAAGTTCCAGAAGATGAACATTCCCCAGAGGTTCGAAGCGGTCAAGAGAAATGGGCTTTGCATGAATTGCTTCTCCAGTGGTCATCTTGCAAGGAATTGTACCCGTGGATCCTGTCGTCATTGCGGAAGAAGGCACCATACGCTGCTGCATCCTGCAAAAGAAGCTAACAGTGCCAAACCGAAACCCTCCGATCCACCGACTTCGACAAATCGTTATCATCATGAAAATCGTCCAACGTTTTCGCAGTCAAATCAACAAACAGCCATAAATCCACCAACAACAACCAACACATCTACCGAATCCAACCAACCAATAGCCACAGTTTCATCAGCATTCCCAGTTGTCAAAGATAATTCGCATAACCCACACCCACTGCATGCCACAGACCCTAACACACCATCCTTTACCATTGCACTTCCTCTATACACATCACATCAGATTCTCTTGTCAACCGCCCTGGTTCGAGTTTTCGATACCACCGGCCACAGCGTGCTAGCTAGAGCATTATTAGATTCCTGCTCTCAGAATTGTTTCGTTACGTCGCGTCTGATTCGCAAACTTCGCCTACAAGAGTATTCTGATAATTTGAACCTTTTTGGAATTGGTGGATCTGGATGCAGTTCCAAGAAAGCCGTCAGAGCATGCATCGGTCCACGCATGCCCCATATTTCGGAATTCAACGAGGAAATATATTTCAACGTTTTGCCAAGTCTTACGATTAAATTACCGTCGCAGAGTTTCGCCGTTGAAAAATGGCAGGTACCGGAGCATCTGGTTCTGGCAGATCCTTCGTTCTACCAAAAAGCAGAGATTGACATGTTGATCGGGGCCGAATATTTCCTAGACCTCCTCCAACCCGGTCAGCACAAAATCAGCGAGAACGGTCCCACAATGCAGAACACAGTTTTTGGGTGGATAATTTCCGGTCGAGCCCAAGAATCCCGAGTTCCCGTTTCCGACCAATCGGTGCAGCTGTGTTCCATGTCAGATATACACGAGCAGGTTGCACGATTTTGGGAATTAGAGTCTTGTCAAATTAAGAGCACCAATTCCGTCGAAGAGTCTTTATGTGAAGAAATGTTTTCGCAAACGACTACTCGAGACGCGACCGGAAGGTTTGTCGTCTCCCTACCTAAGAAAGATTTCGTTCTGATTCGTCTCGGAGATTCCAAGCGTTTGGCTGAAAAGCGTTTTTATGGCTTGGAAAAACGATTTTCCCACCATCCTGATTTGAAGCAGGCCTACTTCGAATTCATCCAGGAGTACCAGGATATGGGCCACATGAAGCTGGTTGAAGATTGTCCAGATGAGCTGCGTTATTTTTTGCCCCATCACGCAGTCATCAAGCCCGAAAGCACAACGACGAAGCTGAGGGTTGTCTTTGATGCTTCGTGTCCCACAACGTCCGGTGTTTCCCTCAACGATGGTCTACTGGTTGGGCCCATAGTGCAAGACGATCTGCTCTCGATCGTTACCCGGTTCCGATTGCACCAATATGCTATAGTGGCAGATATAGCTAAAATGTACCGGATGATAAAGCTAGCGGAAGCAGATCAACGTTATCAGTGCATTCTTTGGAGGGACTCGCCGTCAGAACCGCTACGAATCTATAAGCTAACGACCGTTACGTACGGCACAGCAAGTGCCCCGTTCTTAGCTACTCGATGCCTTCTGAAGCTGGCAGAAGATGGACAGCATAGTCACCCACTAGCCTCTAGGATCGTGAAAAAGGATTTTTATATGGACGATGCGTTAACTGGAGTGGATACCCCAGAAGAAGGGAAACGAGCGGTGAGAGAGCTAAGCGATCTTTTAAGTTCTGTTGGATTTGTGTTACGTAAATTCAACTCGAATTGTGAAGAAATATTGGCCGAGATTCCAGCTGTACTACGAAGTAGTGGAAGTACACTAGAGCTGGATTCCTCTTCCACCGTAACCACCCTTGGCTTGGTTTGGGAGCCTAGCACGGATCTATTCCATTTTCGCCCGCCTAAGTGGAGTTCCGCGTCGATAATCACCAAAAGAATTGTGCTATCGGATGCCTCAAAACTGTTTGATCCTCTTGGACTGGTAGGTCCTGTCATCGTGCAAGCCAAGATCTTCATCCAATCACTTTGGCAGATCCAGGGCGGCTGGGATGAGCCCTTGATGGAATGCATGCAGAACTTCTGGGTAGAATACCGTAGAAACTTTTCGTCACTCGATAATTTTTCGATTCCACGTTGGGTGGGATTCGCTCGAATTTGTGAGGCACAACTACACGGATTTTGTGACGCCTCGGAGAAGGCGTACGGAGGATGCCTGTATCTACGTTGCATCCACGAAGATGGTTCCGCCTCGGTGCTATTATTGTTATCCAAGTCCAGAGTCGCTCcgattgaagatctcaaaaggAAAAAACGAAAGCAGTCCATTCCCAGGCTTGAACTGTCGTCTGCACTCTTGTTGAGTCATTTGTACGAGAAATTTTGCAAAGCAACGTCCATTGACGTTCAGAGTTTTTTTTGGACTGATTCCACTATCGTGAAGTGTTGGTTGGCATCCGTTCCATCTCACTGGCAAGCCTTTGTGGCAAACCGGGTCTCCGAAATCCAGCATTTGACGAAAAAGGGAAGCTGGCATCATGTTCCTGGTTCTGAAAACCCGGCTGACATCATTTCCCGTGGAATGACCCCCGTTCAACTCCAATATCAGCCGCTTTGGTTTGAAGGGCCACTTTGGTTGAAGCAAACCCGTGACACTTGGCCTGAGGTGAATGAAATGACACCAGAACAGTTCGATAAAACTACGTTAGAAGAAAAGGTATCAGTATCGTTGCCCGTTCAAAGCGTTGAACCGAATGAATTGTTTTCTTTGAAGTCTAAGTTCTCGCAGTTAGTGCGCTTAGTATCCTGGTTTCAACGTTTCCGCCACAACTCTCAAAAGAAAAACCGAACATCTCGAAAGACGGGCAATCTTTCCTTCGAAGAGCTCAATGATGCTAAGAAAATTCTGGTCAGAGTGGCTCAAAGCGAATGCTTTAGCCAAGAAATTAAAGATTTGGACAAATCAAAAGAAGTCAGATCTTCATCGCGGATTTGCAGACTAAATCCACATCTCGTAGACGGTATACTTTTGGTCGGCGGCAGGTGAGCGAATGCCCCTGTGTCTGAAAATCGTAAGCATCCAGTAATTCTGGACCACCACCATCCGCTTTCTGCCATGATTGTCCAACACTATCACGATTCCCTCTACCACGCTGGGCAGCAGCTGCTTATCGCCAGTGTTCGCGGGAAATTCTGGATAACCAGCCTTCGCGGTTTGGCACGGAAAACTATCCATAGTTGCATCCCATGCTTCAGAGCAAAACCGAAGATTCTCGAGCAGCTTATGGCAGATCTACCACCAGTACGCGTCAATCCAGCACCTCTATTTCTGAAAGTGGGAGTAGATTACTGCGGCCCATTTGCGCTGACTTATCCCCATCGTCGTGGTTCTCCGATTAAGTGCTTCGTATCCATTTTCGTGTGCCTAGTTACCAAGGCAGTCCACTTGGAGCTAGTCGCTGACCTCAGTACCGGAAGTTTTTTGGGAGCCTTGAAGAGATTTGTTGGCAGACGAGGAAAACCGAATCTCATCATGTGCGACAATGGGAGGAACTTTGTCGGGGCTAGTCGAGAGATTGCGGATCTTCAACGGCTGTTCCGAAGCCAGCAGTTCCAAGATTGTGTGACGACGCAAGCTCACCAAGAAGACATCAACTTCCAATTCATCCCTGCCCGGTCACCAAATTTCGGGGGACTGTGGGAAGCGGCGGTGAAATCCTTCAAAAGCGCTTTCAAAAGAACGATTGGATCCAGAATTCTGCGATACGACGAAATGACGACGGTTTTGGCTCAAACGGAAGCAGTTTTGAATTCACGCCCTCTTACCCCATTGAGCGATGATCCTGACGATTTCGAGGCCCTCACTCCTGGGCATTTCTTAACACAACGTCCGCTTATTGCTCTTGAAGAACCAGATCTGGAGGATACCTCAGACAACCGTCTGAGCATGTGGCAGAAGTCGACGAAGTATACCCAGTTAGTTTGGAAGAAATGGTCCAAACTATACCTCTCAGATCTCCAAACCAGAACCAAATGGACCAGAAAAAGGGACAACATCTCCAGAGGTACGATGGTGCTGATAGTCAACGAGCAAATACCGCCATTGCGATGGCCATTGGGACGAGTAACCGACGTTTTCCGAGGTCCTGATGGAAATATCCGAGTCGTAAATGTGCGAACGAAAGGCGGCATCTACGGAAGAGCGATCTCCAAGATATGTGTTCTTCCAATGCCGAACAACCCTCCAAACGCCGATGGGGAGAATTAATTCTCCTCCAACGAAGGTGCTGGAGCACCTGCGGGAGTCGAATGGCTCCCGCAGTCcagttaagtattttttttataatgatatTCGAAAAAACTCAGAAAATGTTTCGTCCTCCAGTTGTCGTCCACCCGGACCCGCAGGGTCGGGTCCATCCGCCGAAGAAGTTGCCAAGAGAACACCGTTATCCACACCGAACACTACACACCTGGTTCAAGCATGAGGGCTCAACTTTCGGGGAAATGCATGGTCGATATGTGGTGTCCTGTGAATCGTTTGGTttcctttttgaatttatgCAGATCAAGTTTGATAATCACGCACGCTGTTCGGGGGACTGATCAACCTCCAAGCAACATGCAATGTTCTTGTACCATCGCCAGAGTACGGTTTTTATCAGGTCAAACCATCAGCAATCGAAGACGGTAGAGCTCACCGTTACCTCTCCAGCCAACATCCAAGCGAAGTCTTCACAGCGACATCACCTCGACATCTTCACGACACCAGCATCACTTCACCAATCTCAGAGCCATCGAGCGTCGTCACAGCAGCAGGGGAGGAAGCGGAGGCCTTTGGGCCTCCGTTCCAGGCAAGTCGCTTAAATGTTAATCATTTCCTATTAAAAAGCTCCCTATGATTTCATGTGGCGATTGATGAGGCGTCCGCCGTTCCCGGAAGTGGTCCCACCGATGGTCGTAACACCCCAGAGCCCGAAGGAGGTCGGAATCCGAGGCAGTCCGAGTCCAGGTCCAGAAGGTCGTCAGGGTTCAAGCCAGTCCGAGTCCGGAACCAGAAGAAGGTCCAAAGAATCCAATCCACACAGCATCGAAAGGTCCGTTCGGTGTCCCAAGCAGATAACCATATTGTAGCAGAAGACGGTGCCCACCACTGACGAAGTAGCAGCATCACAACAGTCATATACAGTCCACATCGAGGTCCTGTCTAGCCAGCAATCCAGCGTGGCACCCCAGGTCCGTTCCAGCATCGAAGCAACGAGGAGGCGAAAATGCAACGGTTGCAGTTTCAAAAATGCATCTATGCATCTattgtgaaaatgtgaaattgAAGAAGTTTAAGCTAATTAATGTAGAACACAGATATAGAATTATTAGAACATAGCAGAATCCAAAATCGATTATCTAGCTAGGAGGTAAAACCTAATTCAAGaattttgtacatatttttgaaatcagataGATTCCAAGGCGGCCGGCGTATGTTAAAGCCAAATTATTCTAGCCACCCTAGTTCGCTACTACTGGTCTCGTAGTACTCTACGAGATCAGAGTAGATCCCCATTGTCTACTTAGGTAGATAAGGCACTCACGAGAAGGCCTTTCCGAACACTATTGTATACTCTAGCTAGGTTCTACTGAATAGAAGTTAGAAGAATAAAGTAGTTCCGAATACACCATCGCCGCGTTCGCTTCAATAAAACTTTGTCTTTTTACTAGTCCGCAataaagtgtttttgtgaaaccaGCAAATTGGACTTTTTAGTGACCATATCACGCGAGCGAGTTAGTGACCCCAATCCGGAGAATAACCTGCATGCAAATCGAAGTCTGGACCACGACCAAACCCGGAATCGCCCTTATGTGCGcgaacagtcatttttgtcatttttgccatttttgtcatttttgtcatttttgtcatttttgtcatttttgtcatttttgtcatttttgtcatttttgtcatttttgtcatttttgtcatttttgtcatttttgtcatttttgtcatttttgtcatttttgtcatttttgtcatttttgtcatttttgtcatttttgtcatttttgtcatttttgtcatttttgtcatttttgtcatttttgtcatttttgtcatttttgtcatttttgtcatttttgtcatttttgtcatttttgtcatttttgtcatttttgtcatttttgtcatttttgtcatttttgtcatttttgtcatttttgtcatttttgtcatttttgtcatttttgtcatttttgtcatttttgtcatttttgtcatttttgtcatttttgtcatttttgtcatttttgtcatttttgtcattttaaaatattcattcaatTGCCGTATTCCACGTATGTTACATTTCATTACTTTACATTCCATTGTATTACATTACGTTGCatcacattacattacattgcattacattacattacattacgtTTTGGTCATTTGAATGCAATTtggaatttatttattgaagattaGCTTTCTACATTTGCAACCTTCTCTGTTGGCCTAGAAAGCCCTTATACACTGCTGGTcgaaagtttgggatcaccccctcaaaaacatgaCAATTTTGATCAGCCGTCTTATTACATATtggaattcttttgatctcattcgaGAGATCGTGAGCAAGACCTTCTTTGTATgtatttaacaaaatgttaacattgagtttatatgacttaaatttacttgaaacctgggacatttttcaaaacccgtacttaaaattcaaacccgattATCTCAGGGTGGGGTGGACCAAATTCCACAATTGAGATATGGccgataaaaattttcatgtttttgagggggtgatcaaAAACTTTTGGCCTGCAGTGTATATGTCTAAGTTATTGAATACAATCAAagcattttaattttctattggAATTCATCATTCCGATCCATGAACTAGCCAACTAACACAGTTAATTCCATCGACCACCGGCATGAGCCCGATTCCAAATTACCAACTGGCGCAAATTGATCCTCAGCCACAAATCCCGTCCTTGCTGAAATCCGGAACCAAACGACTTCATCGGAAATCGTCGACGGCAGCTGAATTTCGACTTAATAAAGTCAAAATCAATCTTCCTTCGGCGCTGCATTGTGTTCGTCATAAGCCTCGCTAGAGATCAAATTAGGCATGCAATGTTGATGGCCAGCCACTTGAGCGTTGCCGGTAGGGGCTCGAAAATCGAGCGTGCCAAATTTTGGGTTCGAACCCAAATTTTCACACCGGAATTTTCGGGGGTAATTAAGGCGACATTCAATTCATATTTACCATGGATTGCCAGTAGCCCTAATGTGAGCACATTATCTGGATGTTGCTTGATAGGAGAGGCTCGAAAAGTGTCACTTTTCGTGTCAGGCTGCTTTCGGATCGTTTAAGTTTCTCCGGTTTCAGCAAAACAGCAACTCATCaacgcttttttttttctcttttcaccATTAACAGCCGCTGTCATGTTTGTGTCACACGATGAATTCGAGTGACTTATGGAGTGATCGGTTTGACAAACAGTAGGCTCTGGGTGTTCATAAGCAcgctattttctatttttccttcgTTAATCCTTCGTTTTTCCCGTTGGTTTCACCCTAATGATTGATGGATGTTGGTAAAATACACCTAAATGGGGAATATCATTACCTAACCGAACAATTAAATTACAATCATCCTTAGGCTGCTGATTGGTTGTTTCTGATGGCATTCATCTGGAACGATTGATTGGTGAAACTCTATCGGGAaatgtttcttgatttttgttttgtttcaaagctTATTTAGTTCAGAAATAACCAACCTGGAAAAACGATAAATGGTCAGTTATGCTTTCAACAAACGTTTAGGCACAAACCAACATGGAACAAAACTGGCCTACCGACGTTCTTCAGAATAGAAACTCAGCAACATCACTTTCGTTTTCGATTATTTAAACTGTTTAAAAGTTGTTTTCGGAAGCAGCTTGACCGAGATTAAACGTCAGTTTTTGCTGTAATTCGGAGGATCATGATCCCGAGTGGAAAAAATGTAATCTTAGAGTGTACTACACACTGAAATTTTGTCTCCTCtggtcgggacgatttcgtCCTTCATTTTCAACAACTggaattacaggacgattttaGGACAGAAAAATTGCTCAGGAAAGTAACTTTCAAACTATTCTATAGATTCGCATTAGTTTGTTCTAGAAAACCTACATGTAAAAATCCGAAAATCGGCCATACACTGAACAATCTCCATTCATTTGATTATAAACTCATAAACAATTGTagagaaattatttgaattcaatttatttaatacCCGAATAATGGAAGCTATTTTGTAAGGTGCACATTTCTGATGCTCTATCTACAACGGAAAAATCCATCAAACagaattgcttcaaaataatgCACATTTGTCATCAAACGAGAACGAACACAAATCGTTGCAGTTATCATCCGGTGACACTTTTCATTAGTTTCATTACATATATGCAGCCATTTTTTTGAACCATCAGAATCATTGTTCATCAGTTA is a window encoding:
- the LOC129738230 gene encoding uncharacterized protein LOC129738230; translation: MSLRELSVKERRARRSLNTLSQFVKNFTSSDQDQIEVRLQLLESAYEEFVDVRLKIVLLLEDQNGPEEGEDEEAGSEFQSAAEKRQEQNDIVFAQAEEQYCRSKSALMSFLRADGNHKQPQASSSAMVGPESRVKLPEIRLPTFTGRLGDWIPFRDAFQSLIHKSEKLSSMDKFTYLRSSLSGEALQEVGSIDLSGDNYEIAWKVLEDRYQNNKLIVKAHLDALFEVDRMKKESFECLNQMISEFEKHLQMLTKIGEKVVGWSTILVHMICSRLDSATLKLWETYHSSKEVPTYENLIHFLKNHCAVLQSISSSSSTQPETKKQRFGANHAVTSGRCRFCSESFHSVFLCKKFQKMNIPQRFEAVKRNGLCMNCFSSGHLARNCTRGSCRHCGRRHHTLLHPAKEANSAKPKPSDPPTSTNRYHHENRPTFSQSNQQTAINPPTTTNTSTESNQPIATVSSAFPVVKDNSHNPHPLHATDPNTPSFTIALPLYTSHQILLSTALVRVFDTTGHSVLARALLDSCSQNCFVTSRLIRKLRLQEYSDNLNLFGIGGSGCSSKKAVRACIGPRMPHISEFNEEIYFNVLPSLTIKLPSQSFAVEKWQVPEHLVLADPSFYQKAEIDMLIGAEYFLDLLQPGQHKISENGPTMQNTVFGWIISGRAQESRVPVSDQSVQLCSMSDIHEQVARFWELESCQIKSTNSVEESLCEEMFSQTTTRDATGRFVVSLPKKDFVLIRLGDSKRLAEKRFYGLEKRFSHHPDLKQAYFEFIQEYQDMGHMKLVEDCPDELRYFLPHHAVIKPESTTTKLRVVFDASCPTTSGVSLNDGLLVGPIVQDDLLSIVTRFRLHQYAIVADIAKMYRMIKLAEADQRYQCILWRDSPSEPLRIYKLTTVTYGTASAPFLATRCLLKLAEDGQHSHPLASRIVKKDFYMDDALTGVDTPEEGKRAVRELSDLLSSVGFVLRKFNSNCEEILAEIPAVLRSSGSTLELDSSSTVTTLGLVWEPSTDLFHFRPPKWSSASIITKRIVLSDASKLFDPLGLVGPVIVQAKIFIQSLWQIQGGWDEPLMECMQNFWVEYRRNFSSLDNFSIPRWVGFARICEAQLHGFCDASEKAYGGCLYLRCIHEDGSASVLLLLSKSRVAPIEDLKRKKRKQSIPRLELSSALLLSHLYEKFCKATSIDVQSFFWTDSTIVKCWLASVPSHWQAFVANRVSEIQHLTKKGSWHHVPGSENPADIISRGMTPVQLQYQPLWFEGPLWLKQTRDTWPEVNEMTPEQFDKTTLEEKVSVSLPVQSVEPNELFSLKSKFSQLVRLVSWFQRFRHNSQKKNRTSRKTGNLSFEELNDAKKILVRVAQSECFSQEIKDLDKSKEVRSSSRICRLNPHLVDGILLVGGR